In a genomic window of Styela clava chromosome 7, kaStyClav1.hap1.2, whole genome shotgun sequence:
- the LOC120327521 gene encoding uncharacterized protein LOC120327521 has translation MTTPQFEISFNTTVQEFDTTAPHVQDFKVTSTWIIVLGVNILSLLVSLYISIALVVHNFLSNINDKKQQVKKQEIIWIDSPGFSPVRSNNLKFDAKSHLAKLEGMCIAGAVFTTLKIASEQLQLFLGGKSDFLCTVILKVQLVLYSLPILAIYTFLWARQRIMYKHPAISLYSSKKTQFASWYILLTLIIGILATAVVFFTTRSYMKSDFGCALKKTSIPKFIPWLILIGTAITFQTLLLALFLYPLVRHRQILKNVRREDQLTDTVKPVIKRVFLVTLACVISDVIAVLVTLATSTILISNILYDINLLVNMFGICLSFADWKNRLFPWSISETKKSEPNRLDAHATYSC, from the coding sequence atgactACTCCGCAGTTCGAGATTTCATTTAACACGACAGTACAGGAATTTGATACTACAGCTCCGCACGTCCAAGATTTTAAAGTGACAAGTACTTGGATTATTGTCCTCggtgtaaatattttatcactaCTTGTAAGTCTTTATATATCTATCGCACTCGTGGTTCACAACTTCTTATCAAATATCAATGACAAAAAACAACAAgtaaaaaaacaagaaataatATGGATTGATTCTCCAGGATTCTCGCCAGTACgatcaaataatttaaaattcgaTGCAAAATCTCATTTGGCGAAGTTAGAGGGAATGTGCATTGCAGGAGCTGTATTTACAACTTTGAAGATTGCATCAGAACAACTACAATTGTTTCTTGGAGGAAAATCAGACTTTCTCTGCACTGTTATCCTAAAGGTTCAGCTGGTTCTGTACTCATTGCCAATATTAGCCATATACACATTTCTTTGGGCGCGTCAAAGGATAATGTATAAGCATCCAGCAATAAGTCTTTACAGTTCCAAAAAGACTCAATTTGCGAGTTGGTATATTCTTTTGACACTAATTATCGGAATTTTAGCAACAGCAGTTGTATTCTTCACTACAAGATCATATATGAAGTCAGATTTTGGATGCGCACTCAAGAAAACATCAATTCCTAAGTTTATACCTTGGCTGATATTAATTGGCACAGCAATAACTTTTCAAACTTTGCTTTTGGCCTTATTTTTATATCCTCTCGTGCGTCATcgccaaatattaaaaaatgtcCGGAGAGAAGATCAACTGACGGACACGGTGAAACCTGTCATAAAACGAGTTTTTCTGGTTACTCTTGCTTGCGTTATTTCTGATGTTATTGCTGTACTAGTCACCTTGGCAACATCAACCATTTTAATCTCGAATATCCTTTATGACATAAATCTTCTAGTAAATATGTTTGGTATTTGTCTTTCGTTTGCTGATTGGAAAAATCGGTTATTTCCATGGAGtatttctgaaacaaaaaaatctgAACCCAATAGACTAGATGCTCATGCCACATATTCCTGCTAA
- the LOC144425186 gene encoding uncharacterized protein LOC144425186: MTTPRFEISFNTTVQEFDTTAPHTQDFKVTSTWIIVLGVNILSLLVSLYISIALVVHNFLSNINDKKQQVEKQQIIWIDLPGFSPVRSNNLKFDAKCYLAKLGRMCIVGAVFTTLRIASQQLQLFLGGKSDFLCTVILKVRLVLYSLSILAIYTFLWARQRIMYKHPAISLYSSKRTQFASWYILFTLIIGIITTTVVFFTTRSHMKSDFGCALKKTSIPKFIPWLILIGTAVTFQTLLLALFLYPLVHHRQIIKNAQSGYQLADTVKPVIKRVFLVTLACVISDVIAALVTISTSTVLMSSILYDINLLVNMFGICLSFADWKNRLFPWSISKTKKSEPNRLDAHATYTC, encoded by the coding sequence atgactACTCCAAGGTTTGAGATTTCATTCAACACGACAGTCCAAGAATTTGATACTACAGCACCGCACACCCAAGATTTTAAAGTGACAAGTACTTGGATTATTGTCCTCggtgtaaatattttatcactaCTTGTAAGTCTTTATATATCTATCGCACTCGTGGTTCACAACTTCTTATCAAATATCAATGACAAAAAACAACAAgtagaaaaacaacaaataatatgGATTGATCTTCCAGGATTCTCGCCGGTACGatcaaataatttgaaattcgaTGCAAAATGCTATCTGGCAAAGTTAGGAAGAATGTGCATTGTGGGAGCTGTATTTACAACTTTGAGGATTGCATCACAACAACTACAATTGTTTCTTGGAGGAAAATCAGACTTTCTCTGCACTGTTATCCTAAAAGTTCGTCTTGTTCTGTACTCATTGTCAATATTAGCCATATACACATTTCTTTGGGCACGTCAAAGGATAATGTATAAGCATCCAGCAATAAGTCTTTACAGTTCCAAAAGAACCCAATTTGCGAGTTGGTATATTCTTTTCACACTGATTATTGGAATTATAACGACAACAGTTGTATTCTTCACTACAAGATCACATATGAAGTCAGATTTTGGATGCGCACTCAAGAAAACATCAATTCCTAAGTTTATACCTTGGCTGATATTAATTGGCACAGCAGTAACTTTCCAAACTTTGCTTTTGGCCTTATTTTTATATCCTCTCGTGCATCATCgccaaataataaaaaacgccCAGAGTGGATATCAACTGGCAGACACAGTGAAACCTGTCATAAAACGAGTTTTTCTGGTTACTCTTGCTTGCGTTATTTCTGATGTTATTGCAGCACTCGTCACCATTTCAACATCAACCGTTTTAATGTCAAGTATCCTTTATGACATAAATCTTCTAGTAAATATGTTTGGTATTTGTCTTTCATTTGCTGATTGGAAAAATCGGTTATTTCCATGGAGtatttctaaaacaaaaaaatccgAACCTAATAGACTAGATGCTCATGCCACATATACCTGCTAA